Proteins co-encoded in one Neodiprion lecontei isolate iyNeoLeco1 chromosome 3, iyNeoLeco1.1, whole genome shotgun sequence genomic window:
- the LOC124293404 gene encoding putative nuclease HARBI1 translates to MMWSLVTQITSLSHFRMSRATFQYLHGMMQQDLLRQVKGCPCIPSQTQLIIALWKMATADSYRSVCDQFNVGRATAVRAVRRVTRALFKRAPLFIKWPTGDNAAAVMRGFEESSGFPKVIGAIDGTHIRINARKKDQRDYVNRKGYHSVHFQLVCDHRCLITHCYAGHPGSIHDQRVFRLSEVSEFLNDDQKFPSDSHLVGDAAYELHQHLMTPFRDNGFLTRRQENYNYRHSAARIAVERCIGLLKGRMRSLLHCLPMTRVDLMAEYIVACCVIHNICTLRNDEISVIVLPRNVSENQENTNVRQVANQNAPIQKRIRIMENLP, encoded by the exons ATGATGTGGTCGCTCGTTACACAGATCACGAGTTTAAGTCATTTCag AATGTCAAGAGCTACGTTTCAATACCTCCATGGAATGATGCAACAAGATTTATTAAGACAGGTAAAGGGTTGTCCTTGTATTCCTTCTCAAACACAGCTAATTATAGCTCTTTGGAAGATGGCCACTGCGGATTCATATAG ATCCGTTTGTGACCAATTTAATGTTGGTCGGGCAACTGCTGTCAGAGCTGTACGAAGAGTCACTCGTGCATTATTCAAACGAGCTcctttatttataaaatggcCCACTGGAGATAACGCTGCCGCAGTTATGCGAGGATTTGAAGAAAGTAGTGGTTTTCCCAAAGTTATCGGTGCTATTGATGGAACCCACATTCGTATAAACGCTCGAAAAAAAGACCAGAGGGATTACGTAAACAGAAAAGGATATCATTCCGTTCATTTCCAG TTGGTTTGCGACCACAGATGTTTGATAACACATTGTTACGCTGGACATCCTGGATCGATCCATGATCAAAGAGTATTCCGCTTATCGGAAGTATCTGAATTTTTGAATGATGACCAAAAGTTTCCATCCGACAGCCATCTCGTGGGTGATGCCGCGTACGAACTGCATCAACATTTGATGACACCTTTTCGGGACAATGGGTTCCTAACTCGGAGACAGGAAAATTACAACTATCGACATTCCGCAGCCAGGATAGCCGTGGAAAGATGTATTGGCCTACTAAAAGGACGTATGAGAAGCTTATTGCATTGCTTGCCAATGACAAGAGTAGATTTGATGGCTGAGTATATTGTGGCTTGTTGTGTTATTCATAACATTTGTACATTAAGAAATGACGAGATAAGCGTAATTGTGTTACCTCGAAATGTCAGCGAAAATCAAGAAAATACTAATGTTCGTCAAGTAGCGAATCAGAACGCTCCGATTCAAAAAAGAATTAGGATTATGGAAAATCTTCCATAG